TGCACATCAATAACTAAACAAATAATATCTGACTGCCCTAAAGTTTGAATACTTCGTTGCACACCAATTTTTTCGACAACATCTACCGTATCACGTATTCCTGCAGTATCAATCAATACAAAATCTTTGCCATCAATAATCAACCTATCTTCTAAAACATCTCGAGTCGTGCCAGGTATATGAGTGACAATAGCACGTTCGGAGCGTAACAACGCATTATACAAACTTGACTTACCCGCATTTGGCTTGCCAATTAATGCCACTTTAACACCTTCACGCAACTTTATACCGCTCGAGTAAGTATTGAGTAAAAGCAACAGTCTTTCCATCGATTGTTGCATCTGAGGTCGCAAAGAACTGGGCTCGTAATCGCCAACTTCATCGGGCGCAAAATCAATGTGTGCTTCTAAGTAAGAAAGTATTCCAATAAGTTGTTCACGAATGAGCTCTGTTTCCTGTGTTAACACCCCAGCAACAGCTTGCCGTGCTAACGTTACACCACCAAAGGTTTCGGCATGAATCAGTTGATTTATCCCCTCGGCTTGCACCAAATCGAGTTTGCCATTTAAAACAGCTCGTTGCGTAAATTCTCCAGGTTGCGCATCGCGCATACCGAGCTGTCGTAAAAAACTATGTAGCTTTGCAGAAATCAATGGGTTTCCGTGCACAGACACTTCGAGTACATCTTCTCCCGTATAGCTTTTAGGGGCGGGGAAAAAAGTTACCACAACATCATCAATCACTTCCCCTTGCTGATTTTTAAAATAAACATAACGAGTTATTGGAACACCATTTGTTTTTAATAACAAATCTGCAAACGGAACTGCTCTCGAACTGTTTGGCACGCATAAGTAGGGAGATAAGACACTCAAAAGATTTTGGCCAGAAATACGGTGCACATGAATTGCGCTGCGCACCGGAGGTGAAGCAAGAGCAAAAATACTATCAAATTGTGAATTCAAAAACTTAATCCTTTTTAATGACCTATTGCATCACTCTTCTTTATCTAAAGCAGAACGATCACTGCCAGAAATTGTATGTGAATGAATATCTTTTTCATACCCACTTTTGCTCTTTGAAAATGCACCAACTCTTTTGGGGTCGGCATTCTTTTCATGCGACATTTCGTGAGGACGTTTTTTATAATTTTTTTTGTGAAACTTTGCGGGAGCCGCATTTGGCTCCGCAACATTGTCTTGATTAAACTTTTTTGGCGCCGCTCTGTGCACAGAAGAATTTTTTTTATGACCTGAAGACGCATAACGCTTTTCTGTCGCATAAATTACCAAACGTCGTTTATCACCACTTCCAACGCTGCGGGTTGCAACACCCATCACTCCATCTAAAGCAAGATGAATCACTCTACGCTCTTGACTGCTCTTTGAAGACAAAATCACACTTTTTCCAGTTTTCTTAACTTTTTCTGCAAGTGATTTGGCCATCAATATCAGACGCTCTTCACGTTTTTCAGCAGAAATTCCTGCATCCAATTCAATGCGCGACGACACATCGCCAAGCTTTTTTTGTGCAATACGTTTAAAAACATGTTCAAATGCCAAAGAAAGCTTATCGCTTTTGCTTAAATATTTTTCAATTCGAGCATCCGAAACACAAACACGCACTTCATTTTCTTTTTGTTGATAAACAATATCAACCGTTTCTTGAGAAATGTCATAAGCAGAAAAAAAGAGTTGTTGATATGTTGTAAACAACGCTTCAACGTCTTTATCGGCATACGTTAAAATCAAACGATTTGTTGCATTGCTAGACTCTGCATGTTCGCTACCTAAAAAGGTTTTAGAATTGCCGCCAAAAGGAGACAAATTGGGTTTTGAAGGAGTCACTTTGCCTAATGTTTGACGGACAACTTCTCGCGCAGCTGCTTGAAGATCAGTTTTTGCGGTTTCAACCCAAGCTTCAATGCGAATTGAACGATTAAAAATTCGAGATAATAAACCTCCAGAAGGTTGTTGCAGAACATTATAGCAAACTAAATCTTTCTCAATTGCAAAATCTCTAGCAGCCTTATCAAGCGCTTCTTCTAGAGTTTTTCCTGTGTATTGCTTTTTGTTCATGAATACTCCATGAGTCGGATTATTTTAACACCTAAAACAATATATTTTAGGTACATATACAAAATTGAGATCGACTTTGCCAATCTCAATTTTAAGTTTACTTTATTTTAATCATGCTTTCTTATAATAACGTGTCAGGAAAACCTGCCTAATGATAGAAAGTAATGTATTGGTAATAATGTATAATGCCAATCCTGATGGATAAAAAATCATCAACACAGAAAACACAATAGGAATTATTTTCATCATTTTAGCCTGAGTGGGATCCATCGATGGCATTGGCATCATTTTTTGTGAAGCAATCATAAGAGCAGCCATAAGAACTGGCAATAAAAAATAAGGATCGTGTTGTGTTAAATCTTTAATCCAGAAATAAAATGGGGCTTGGCGCAATTCAAACGTGTGTCTAAAGCAAGAATCTAATGCAAAAAACACAGGAATTTGCGGCAACAATGGCAAACAACCACCTAAAGGATTGGCACCGCCTTTTGCCATTAATGCCATCATTTCTCGGCTTGCCATCTGTTTGTCGTCTTTATACTTTTCTTGAATTGCTTTCATTTCGGGTTGCAACTTTTGCATTTTTTGCCCCGAAGCAAACGCTTTGATATTTAGTGGCAAGAAAAGAATATTTAACATGATAGTTAAAATAATAATCGCAGTACCCCAATTTGCAACAATACTATGAATAAAAGACATCAAATGATACATTGGACGCGCAATAATTTTAAGAAATCCGTAATCAATTGTTTCGCTCAAATGATATTGGTCGTAATTTTTTAAAATGGTTTCGTTTTTAGGGCCAATATAAATTTTATAATTAAATTCTGTTGCTTGACCAGGGCTTAAATTTACGGGTTGTTTGACCCATGCCTCATACATTGTTTGATCAATCGCAGAATGCAGATCTTTGCGTAAATTATAGTCTGTACGAAGCGCTTCAAAACCAATTGGAGTTTGCGTTAATGGTATTACAGTATTCATCCAGTACAAAGAATCGGCTGTCATCCAACTAAAAAAGCTGCTTGATTCGCTTAATAACAATTCGTAGCTTGCTTTTTCTTCGAAAGGAGTTGTCTTACGGTTTACAGTGCCATCGGGTAACCGCACTGCAACAGAGTGGTATTGAGGCGGCACAGCCGAAAACATCCCAGAACCATGGTTGCGGTTGTCAGATGTTGCGCCAATTTCAAAATCAACACTTGTATTTTGAAATTGTTGCGAAATATTTTTAACAATGATTTGCAAATCACCGTCGTAACGATCGGGAGAAAATTTAAAAATTCTTGTAATTTCTAGTCCATTAGACCGCTGCACAATTTTAATAGCACCATCTGTGGTTTTCATGATTCCGGCAGGTTGATTGCGCAGATCAATCACATTTTTTGCACGCAAACGAAAGCCATAAGCCTTACAAATATTGTGATTTTCAATCACAGAAACTGGTGTAGAATCATTGTAAGCAATTTTCTCTCCAAGCATAAGATTATCACTGATACAGCCTCCAGTTGGCGTGAATGCCAAATCAATGCGATCGCTTTTTATAAAAAGATCATCAAGGTTTGCAACTTTTAATGGTTGTGGTGGCTGTTCTGCTGCACTTGCACCAAGCTCCAATGGTTTTTGCTTTGGAATGCCTGACGCTGCATCATTGTTGGCTAGATTTTGCGTACTAGAGCCCACAACACCCTGATCTGCCGTAGTAGTCGCATTCATTTGTTGTTGAATATAATAATTTTGTACCGCGACATACCCACCAAACAATACAAAAAGGCCTAACATAAAACCAATTGTTTCTTTTTTCACATTAATTCCCGTTCTTAATTTAGTTTAACGTCAAGGGAGATCAACCCCGCCTTGATGAAATGGATGGCACTTGCAAATTCTAATCGCTGTTTTACTGAGTCCTTTAGCTGCTCCATATTTTTGAAACACCTCTAGGCTATATTGAGAACAACTGGGATAGAATCGACAGCGTGCACCGAGTGCTGGAGAAATACACCTCTTATAGATCTTGATCAAGAATACAGCCACAAGAACAATTGCATTATCCAACTTTCTATGCATCTTCACGCTCATTTTGTAAAACTGTACAAT
This region of Spirobacillus cienkowskii genomic DNA includes:
- the mnmE gene encoding tRNA uridine-5-carboxymethylaminomethyl(34) synthesis GTPase MnmE, with translation MNSQFDSIFALASPPVRSAIHVHRISGQNLLSVLSPYLCVPNSSRAVPFADLLLKTNGVPITRYVYFKNQQGEVIDDVVVTFFPAPKSYTGEDVLEVSVHGNPLISAKLHSFLRQLGMRDAQPGEFTQRAVLNGKLDLVQAEGINQLIHAETFGGVTLARQAVAGVLTQETELIREQLIGILSYLEAHIDFAPDEVGDYEPSSLRPQMQQSMERLLLLLNTYSSGIKLREGVKVALIGKPNAGKSSLYNALLRSERAIVTHIPGTTRDVLEDRLIIDGKDFVLIDTAGIRDTVDVVEKIGVQRSIQTLGQSDIICLVIDVHQCSSETVTKFIFDQINELLQNLTIASQQKVLVILSKKDLFSNDIIQKILQDEAQLFNQLNIPTLDSKAITKKFVIISEIETENLSRYLVDLHQSLTGFLAKGENPTLISARQRDKVLHAIQYLQEAENLINKHDFPEKISSVINFARQSIQEIVGEINIDQVYEKIFSTFCIGK
- a CDS encoding protein jag; protein product: MNKKQYTGKTLEEALDKAARDFAIEKDLVCYNVLQQPSGGLLSRIFNRSIRIEAWVETAKTDLQAAAREVVRQTLGKVTPSKPNLSPFGGNSKTFLGSEHAESSNATNRLILTYADKDVEALFTTYQQLFFSAYDISQETVDIVYQQKENEVRVCVSDARIEKYLSKSDKLSLAFEHVFKRIAQKKLGDVSSRIELDAGISAEKREERLILMAKSLAEKVKKTGKSVILSSKSSQERRVIHLALDGVMGVATRSVGSGDKRRLVIYATEKRYASSGHKKNSSVHRAAPKKFNQDNVAEPNAAPAKFHKKNYKKRPHEMSHEKNADPKRVGAFSKSKSGYEKDIHSHTISGSDRSALDKEE
- the yidC gene encoding membrane protein insertase YidC — translated: MKKETIGFMLGLFVLFGGYVAVQNYYIQQQMNATTTADQGVVGSSTQNLANNDAASGIPKQKPLELGASAAEQPPQPLKVANLDDLFIKSDRIDLAFTPTGGCISDNLMLGEKIAYNDSTPVSVIENHNICKAYGFRLRAKNVIDLRNQPAGIMKTTDGAIKIVQRSNGLEITRIFKFSPDRYDGDLQIIVKNISQQFQNTSVDFEIGATSDNRNHGSGMFSAVPPQYHSVAVRLPDGTVNRKTTPFEEKASYELLLSESSSFFSWMTADSLYWMNTVIPLTQTPIGFEALRTDYNLRKDLHSAIDQTMYEAWVKQPVNLSPGQATEFNYKIYIGPKNETILKNYDQYHLSETIDYGFLKIIARPMYHLMSFIHSIVANWGTAIIILTIMLNILFLPLNIKAFASGQKMQKLQPEMKAIQEKYKDDKQMASREMMALMAKGGANPLGGCLPLLPQIPVFFALDSCFRHTFELRQAPFYFWIKDLTQHDPYFLLPVLMAALMIASQKMMPMPSMDPTQAKMMKIIPIVFSVLMIFYPSGLALYIITNTLLSIIRQVFLTRYYKKA
- the yidD gene encoding membrane protein insertion efficiency factor YidD, with amino-acid sequence MSVKMHRKLDNAIVLVAVFLIKIYKRCISPALGARCRFYPSCSQYSLEVFQKYGAAKGLSKTAIRICKCHPFHQGGVDLP